From the genome of Flavobacteriales bacterium, one region includes:
- a CDS encoding phosphoribosylformylglycinamidine cyclo-ligase: MSHSLKYDRRGVSADKQDVHNAIANLDKGLHPHAFCKILPDHIGGDEQYCNIMHADTAGTKTAIAYLYWKETGDLGVWKNIVQDALVMNLDDLICVGATTGIVFSSTIGRNKNLITADVLKHLIQGTAELADELKALGVEIHLAGGETADVGDIVRTLDVGFTAFARLKRSDLVVNNITPGLAVVGLASYGQANYEKEYNSGMGSNGLTSARHDVLSKHYLRNYPESFDPNVPEDVLYTGPHKLTDIEEKTGLPVGKLLLSPTRTYAPVVHKILETERSAIKGMIHCSGGGQTKVLKFIEGVRVVKDNMLPVPPLFAMIQKDSGTPWEEMYKVFNMGHRLEIYLEEASANKVIDIAESFGIQAQIIGRTEKADRSEVAISSTHGSFQYH; encoded by the coding sequence ATGAGTCATTCACTTAAATACGACAGACGCGGCGTTTCTGCAGATAAGCAGGATGTTCATAATGCCATTGCCAACCTTGATAAAGGATTGCACCCCCATGCCTTTTGCAAAATTCTTCCCGATCACATCGGTGGTGATGAGCAATATTGCAATATCATGCATGCGGATACCGCCGGTACAAAAACAGCCATAGCTTATCTGTACTGGAAAGAAACAGGTGATCTTGGCGTGTGGAAGAATATTGTGCAGGATGCACTGGTCATGAATCTTGATGACCTGATCTGTGTCGGAGCAACAACAGGCATCGTCTTTTCTTCTACCATCGGAAGGAACAAAAATCTTATAACAGCAGATGTTCTCAAACATCTGATTCAAGGAACGGCAGAGTTGGCTGACGAGTTGAAAGCATTGGGTGTGGAGATACATTTGGCAGGTGGTGAAACAGCCGACGTTGGCGATATCGTCAGAACCCTTGATGTGGGATTCACCGCTTTTGCCCGCTTGAAGAGGTCGGACCTTGTGGTGAATAATATAACCCCGGGACTGGCAGTTGTAGGACTTGCTTCATACGGACAGGCAAACTATGAGAAAGAATACAACAGCGGAATGGGTAGCAATGGCCTCACATCCGCACGTCATGATGTGCTTTCTAAACATTATCTCAGGAATTACCCCGAAAGTTTTGATCCGAATGTGCCGGAAGATGTGCTTTATACCGGTCCTCACAAGCTAACGGATATTGAGGAAAAGACAGGTCTGCCGGTTGGTAAGTTGTTGTTGTCTCCTACCCGCACCTACGCGCCCGTCGTTCATAAAATCCTTGAAACTGAACGATCCGCAATCAAGGGAATGATCCATTGTTCAGGGGGGGGACAAACCAAAGTGCTGAAGTTCATTGAAGGCGTGCGTGTAGTCAAAGATAACATGTTGCCTGTGCCGCCTTTGTTTGCGATGATTCAAAAAGACTCCGGAACTCCATGGGAAGAAATGTATAAGGTGTTTAATATGGGACACAGATTGGAGATTTACCTGGAAGAAGCTTCTGCAAATAAGGTGATAGATATTGCGGAGTCATTTGGCATCCAGGCACAAATCATCGGTCGTACGGAAAAAGCCGATCGCAGTGAAGTTGCCATCAGCAGCACACATGGATCTTTTCAATATCATTAA
- a CDS encoding DUF2851 family protein, whose translation MSITLPESIDEAFIAFVWENQLLPSPNLLLHGGKACSVVQPGRRNDHAGPDFTEARIRVGNITWAGHVEIHVRSSDWVRHQHQCDPAYNNVILHVVWVHDTEVRSANGRIPEVFEIRKWISDDVLSRMNRLHFAKSGLPCGNAIHQVSAVEAISWLDRMMVERLEHRISVWKTLIKLCGDWDEAIYRMLCRSFGFHVNALPFQWLAQRLPLKVIQKKRHDLMMIEAALFGTAGLLPPQSSHPYVSGLIEKYQYWLTIQKTPMMDGHVWKFLRMRPYNFPTFRMAQLAALLYAIPSFSGLVRDTEKVHDLLEKLELNASPFWKEHWHFKQNTKPHATCIGVNARIGIVVNTMAPALFAMGEAYEQQAWKERALNWLQVLKPEDNHITRMFCQSPLEPVHSGHSQALFHLHDKYCQQKKCLICNVGSAYLRAKEHPPDTAC comes from the coding sequence ATGTCCATTACCTTACCCGAATCCATCGACGAAGCATTCATCGCCTTCGTCTGGGAAAATCAATTACTTCCTTCCCCTAATCTTTTACTTCACGGTGGAAAAGCTTGCTCGGTTGTGCAACCAGGAAGGCGAAATGATCATGCCGGTCCGGATTTTACCGAAGCCCGTATCCGCGTGGGTAACATCACCTGGGCGGGTCATGTTGAGATACACGTTCGTTCATCTGATTGGGTGCGTCACCAACACCAGTGCGATCCGGCTTATAACAATGTGATCCTTCACGTGGTTTGGGTTCATGATACGGAGGTGCGTTCGGCCAATGGACGTATACCGGAAGTGTTTGAAATCCGGAAGTGGATCAGTGATGATGTCCTTTCCCGTATGAACAGGCTTCATTTTGCAAAATCCGGATTGCCATGCGGAAATGCGATACATCAGGTCTCTGCCGTTGAGGCAATTTCGTGGCTTGACCGTATGATGGTGGAACGTCTGGAACATCGGATTTCTGTTTGGAAGACCTTGATCAAATTATGCGGGGATTGGGATGAGGCCATATACCGGATGTTGTGCAGAAGCTTCGGTTTTCATGTCAATGCATTGCCTTTTCAATGGCTGGCGCAACGCCTGCCGTTGAAGGTGATCCAGAAGAAAAGACATGACCTGATGATGATCGAGGCGGCCTTGTTCGGTACTGCCGGTTTGCTTCCGCCCCAATCTTCACATCCATATGTATCTGGCCTCATAGAAAAGTATCAATATTGGCTTACCATCCAAAAGACCCCAATGATGGACGGCCATGTGTGGAAGTTCCTGCGGATGAGACCATATAATTTCCCGACATTCCGCATGGCCCAGCTGGCAGCGCTGTTGTATGCCATACCTTCATTTTCCGGACTGGTGCGGGATACGGAAAAGGTACACGACCTTCTTGAAAAACTGGAGTTAAACGCATCCCCGTTTTGGAAAGAACACTGGCATTTCAAACAAAACACAAAGCCACATGCTACCTGTATTGGTGTAAACGCAAGGATTGGAATTGTGGTAAATACGATGGCTCCTGCCTTGTTTGCCATGGGTGAGGCCTATGAACAACAAGCATGGAAGGAAAGAGCATTGAACTGGTTACAGGTATTAAAACCGGAAGACAATCACATTACAAGGATGTTTTGTCAATCACCACTGGAACCGGTTCATAGTGGACATTCCCAGGCATTGTTTCACTTGCATGACAAATATTGTCAACAAAAAAAGTGCTTAATTTGCAACGTCGGTTCGGCGTATCTGAGGGCCAAGGAGCATCCGCCCGACACAGCCTGTTAA
- a CDS encoding NAD(P)-dependent oxidoreductase produces MKILVTGSNGLLGQKIIHALMNDPDINLFATSKGENRISDQSGYVYYPMDITDPNEVTRVFDMVKPDVVINTAAMTNVDACEKDQELCWKINVDAVGNMLEACKPHKAHFIHLSTDFVFDGKNGPYKEEDAVGPLSHYARSKVASEALVMKSSLPWAIARTIIIYGVAEGMSRSNIVLWVKQALSSGETLRIVNDQYRMPTLAEDLADACIRIAKRKATGIFHVSGDEMMNMVELAQQVADFFGGDKSLITEIETSSLNQAAERPPVTGFVLDKAKKELGYKPHSFQEGLRILSEQLKKMPVG; encoded by the coding sequence TTGAAGATATTGGTAACAGGCAGCAACGGGCTGTTGGGACAGAAGATCATTCATGCGCTGATGAATGATCCGGACATCAACCTGTTTGCTACCTCGAAGGGTGAAAACAGGATCAGTGACCAATCAGGGTATGTTTACTATCCCATGGATATTACGGATCCGAATGAAGTGACCCGTGTTTTTGATATGGTTAAACCGGATGTTGTCATCAATACAGCAGCCATGACCAATGTGGATGCCTGTGAAAAAGATCAGGAATTGTGCTGGAAGATCAATGTGGATGCGGTTGGAAATATGCTCGAAGCATGCAAACCACATAAAGCACACTTTATACATCTCTCCACCGATTTTGTATTTGATGGAAAGAACGGGCCATACAAGGAAGAGGATGCCGTTGGGCCATTAAGTCACTATGCCCGCTCCAAGGTTGCATCGGAAGCGTTGGTGATGAAATCATCGTTGCCATGGGCCATTGCACGCACCATCATTATCTATGGCGTGGCGGAAGGGATGAGCCGATCCAATATTGTATTATGGGTGAAACAGGCCCTTTCAAGCGGAGAGACCCTACGTATAGTAAACGACCAGTACCGAATGCCTACTTTGGCGGAGGACCTTGCTGATGCCTGCATCCGAATAGCAAAACGAAAAGCCACCGGAATTTTTCATGTGTCGGGTGATGAGATGATGAACATGGTGGAGCTGGCACAACAGGTGGCAGACTTCTTTGGTGGAGATAAAAGCCTGATCACGGAGATAGAAACCTCGTCACTTAACCAGGCTGCAGAAAGACCTCCCGTAACAGGGTTTGTGCTGGATAAGGCGAAGAAGGAACTGGGTTATAAACCCCATTCATTTCAGGAAGGCCTCCGGATTCTATCGGAACAATTGAAGAAAATGCCGGTCGGTTAA
- the pyrF gene encoding orotidine-5'-phosphate decarboxylase: protein MTRKELVKQIRSKRSFLCVGLDPDLEKMPRHLLIEPDPLFAFNKAVIDATLPYAVAYKPNLAFYEAHGKKGWESLRKTVEYLPKDVMTIADAKRGDIGNTSGLYARAFFEEMPFHAITVAPYMGEDSVRPFLEYDNKWVILLALTSNKGADDFQHLKVDGIPLYKKVLKASSAWGTADNMMYVVGATQAAYLEEIRREIPDHFLLVPGVGAQGGSLDEVARYGMNKDVGLLVNSSRSILYAGKGEDFAEKSAEEARRMQTEMAALMDTFTPVG from the coding sequence ATGACCAGAAAGGAACTTGTAAAACAAATTCGATCCAAGCGTTCATTCCTTTGTGTAGGACTTGATCCTGACCTGGAGAAAATGCCGCGGCACCTTTTGATCGAACCTGATCCTTTGTTTGCTTTTAACAAAGCGGTGATAGATGCCACCTTGCCTTATGCGGTTGCTTATAAGCCCAATCTGGCTTTTTATGAGGCACACGGCAAAAAAGGCTGGGAAAGTCTGCGTAAAACTGTGGAGTACCTCCCGAAAGATGTCATGACCATTGCGGATGCCAAACGAGGGGATATCGGAAATACATCCGGCCTTTATGCCCGGGCGTTCTTTGAGGAAATGCCATTCCATGCCATTACGGTTGCTCCTTACATGGGAGAAGACAGTGTGCGGCCCTTTTTGGAATATGACAACAAATGGGTGATTCTTCTTGCCCTGACATCCAACAAAGGAGCTGATGATTTTCAACACCTTAAGGTCGATGGGATTCCACTCTATAAAAAGGTTTTAAAGGCATCATCTGCCTGGGGCACCGCAGATAATATGATGTATGTGGTAGGTGCTACCCAGGCTGCATATCTGGAAGAGATCCGCCGGGAGATTCCTGATCATTTTTTGCTCGTTCCGGGCGTGGGTGCACAGGGAGGAAGTCTGGATGAAGTCGCCCGCTACGGTATGAATAAAGATGTCGGCCTTCTGGTAAATAGCTCCAGATCTATCCTCTACGCCGGTAAGGGTGAAGACTTCGCTGAAAAATCTGCGGAAGAAGCCAGACGTATGCAAACAGAAATGGCCGCATTGATGGATACTTTTACTCCGGTTGGCTGA
- a CDS encoding potassium channel protein produces MKRFSRILFAFLLLFFIATLGVSGYMILEGYSFADALYMTVITVSTVGFREVGDLSQSGRIFTIVLIVTSFGTFAYAVSAVTVFVVEGEFQRFFKDQKLTREIQKLNNHVVICGFGRNGRQAAAQLQAHGQPYIVIEQKEESLSVIREHSEHLVLEGDATQDEVLEEARIGHARALITTLPKDADNLLVVLTARGMNKDLMIISRASDEHSDKKLKRAGADNVIMPDKIGGAHMASLVVKPDVIEFIDYIVGQYSLSTNLEEISFENLPEDLRNKTISELEIRKRSGANIVGFRTSQGAFVINPSPETRIESNSKVFVLGTPEQVGKLKDILLKV; encoded by the coding sequence ATGAAACGTTTTTCAAGAATCCTGTTCGCTTTTTTATTGCTGTTCTTTATTGCAACGCTTGGTGTTTCAGGGTATATGATCCTGGAGGGCTATTCATTTGCCGATGCGCTTTACATGACCGTGATCACGGTGTCGACTGTCGGGTTCAGAGAAGTGGGTGACCTGTCACAATCCGGCAGAATTTTTACCATCGTCCTGATTGTAACAAGTTTTGGTACATTTGCTTACGCTGTTTCCGCGGTTACCGTATTTGTAGTGGAAGGGGAATTTCAGCGTTTTTTTAAAGATCAGAAGTTGACCAGGGAAATTCAAAAACTGAATAATCATGTGGTGATCTGTGGTTTCGGAAGAAATGGCAGACAAGCAGCAGCGCAACTGCAGGCGCATGGACAACCCTATATTGTGATAGAACAAAAGGAAGAGTCATTATCCGTTATCCGTGAACACAGTGAACACCTGGTGCTGGAAGGTGATGCTACACAAGATGAGGTGCTTGAAGAAGCACGCATTGGGCATGCCCGTGCCCTGATCACTACACTGCCAAAAGACGCGGATAACTTGTTGGTTGTCCTGACCGCACGCGGCATGAATAAGGACCTGATGATCATTAGCCGTGCTTCAGATGAACATTCCGACAAAAAGCTTAAAAGGGCCGGTGCTGATAACGTGATTATGCCGGATAAGATAGGTGGGGCACATATGGCGTCTCTGGTGGTAAAACCGGATGTCATTGAGTTTATCGACTATATCGTCGGTCAATATTCCCTCAGCACGAATCTGGAAGAAATATCATTTGAAAACCTTCCCGAGGATCTGCGCAATAAAACCATAAGTGAACTGGAGATCAGAAAAAGATCCGGCGCCAATATTGTCGGGTTCAGAACTTCACAAGGTGCTTTTGTGATCAACCCATCTCCTGAAACAAGGATCGAGTCCAACTCCAAAGTGTTTGTGCTGGGAACCCCGGAACAAGTGGGAAAACTCAAGGATATTCTATTAAAGGTTTAA
- the prfA gene encoding peptide chain release factor 1, whose translation MLDKLEAIKQRWDAVGEQITDPNIIADQKQFIRLSKEYKDLQDIVDMYKIYKEVVQNLESSKKILETEKDEEFREMAKSEIDTLSEKKEELEEQIKVLLLPKDPEDDRNAIVEIRAGTGGDEASIFAGDLYRMYTRFVETRGWKLEAMDHTQGTAGGFKEMIFKVVGPGAYGILKYESGVHRVQRVPQTETQGRVHTSAASVVVLPEAEEIDIQLKDSDIRKDTFCSSGPGGQSVNTTYSAIRLTHIPTGIVASCQDEKSQIKNYEKALSVLRSRIYEIEWKKRMEETSKKRKTMVATGDRSAKIRTYNYPQGRVTDHRIGLTLYNLSAILDGAIDEIIDALQVAENAERLKEGTEHAA comes from the coding sequence GTGTTAGACAAACTCGAAGCCATAAAACAGCGCTGGGATGCAGTTGGTGAACAAATCACCGATCCCAACATCATTGCCGATCAGAAGCAATTCATACGTCTTTCCAAAGAGTATAAAGATCTTCAGGATATCGTGGATATGTACAAGATTTATAAGGAGGTTGTACAAAATCTCGAATCTTCCAAAAAGATATTGGAAACCGAAAAGGATGAAGAGTTCAGGGAGATGGCCAAGTCGGAGATCGATACGCTTTCTGAAAAGAAGGAAGAACTTGAAGAGCAGATCAAGGTATTGTTGTTGCCGAAAGATCCGGAAGATGACCGCAACGCGATTGTGGAAATCAGGGCTGGTACCGGTGGAGACGAAGCCAGCATTTTTGCCGGTGACCTCTATCGTATGTACACCAGGTTTGTGGAGACCCGTGGATGGAAACTGGAGGCCATGGACCATACGCAAGGCACCGCAGGCGGTTTTAAAGAAATGATTTTTAAAGTGGTTGGTCCCGGCGCTTATGGTATTTTGAAGTATGAATCAGGAGTACATCGTGTGCAACGTGTACCTCAAACGGAAACACAAGGCCGGGTGCATACCTCCGCAGCTTCAGTAGTAGTTCTGCCGGAAGCGGAAGAAATAGATATCCAGCTGAAAGATTCCGATATCCGGAAGGATACCTTCTGTTCATCAGGTCCTGGCGGACAATCAGTGAATACCACTTATTCCGCGATACGTCTCACTCATATTCCCACCGGGATTGTCGCTTCCTGCCAGGATGAGAAATCGCAGATAAAGAACTATGAAAAGGCGCTCTCCGTTTTGCGTTCCAGAATCTATGAGATTGAATGGAAAAAACGAATGGAAGAGACCTCGAAGAAACGGAAGACCATGGTGGCCACCGGCGACAGATCTGCCAAGATCAGAACCTATAATTACCCTCAGGGCAGGGTGACCGATCATCGCATCGGGTTGACACTTTATAATTTGTCAGCCATATTGGACGGTGCCATCGATGAGATCATAGATGCACTTCAGGTGGCGGAAAATGCCGAACGTCTGAAGGAAGGAACTGAACATGCCGCCTGA